One Salinimonas marina DNA segment encodes these proteins:
- a CDS encoding efflux RND transporter permease subunit: MSRITQFLERLFFTNRIAVIVFFAIATLFLGYQASLLKLDAGFEKNIPLNHEYMQTYMEHRNDFGGANSVYVSVCDKQGNIFNPEFFDTLKNVHDQLFFINGVDRSLVASLFSPSTRFTEIVEGGFAGGPVIPADFNSKNPKALEQVAANIEKANIVGRQVSNDYSCSMVTAQLLDLNPETGEPLDTLALAGELEQQLRQQYENDRISIHVIGFAKMIGDVAEGAKDVVLFFALALAITAVMVFFFSRNLMLTILPLTCSFIAVVWQLGLLTVMGFGIDPMSILVPFLVFAIGVSHGVQMINAVEKKAVAGAGAKHAAMFAFRSLLIPGGIALLSDTVGFMTLLVIDIGIIRELAITASMGVAVIILTNLILLPVLMSFLKLDHNYVAKFEGKEAHSVRFWQWVAGCSHKTPALIILLVTSLLLVFGLYQSQQMKIGDLHAGAPALHESSRYNQDTFLITNKYEVTVDYLSVLVETTPEACTSYEVMNAMDDFQWKMKNVPGVQSTVSLASIAKVVNAGYNEGNVKWQVLPRNQQTLVQAIARIPTSSGLLNGDCSVMPIILFMEDHKAETISRVVDAVKQYRESYETDDMKFSLASGPVGVMAATNEAVKEAQIPMMAYVFGAVILLCLLSFRSLRSTLSVVIPLYVVSVLAQALMTFLEIGLTVSTLPVIALGVGIGVDYGIYILSTMNARIKQGDSVQQAYLTALNERGSAVLFTGITLAIGVSTWVFSSLKFQMDMGILLTFMFLVNMLGAIIVLPALARFLWANRNEDKSPDQ; this comes from the coding sequence ATGTCGCGTATTACTCAATTTCTTGAACGGCTGTTTTTTACCAATCGCATAGCCGTTATCGTATTTTTTGCAATTGCTACTCTGTTTCTGGGCTATCAGGCCTCTTTACTTAAGCTGGACGCCGGCTTTGAAAAAAACATTCCGCTTAACCATGAATATATGCAGACCTATATGGAGCACCGAAATGACTTTGGTGGGGCCAATAGTGTGTATGTGTCGGTGTGTGATAAGCAGGGCAATATCTTTAATCCTGAATTTTTCGATACCCTGAAGAATGTCCATGATCAGTTGTTTTTCATCAATGGGGTTGACCGTTCGTTAGTCGCCTCACTGTTTTCGCCGTCTACCCGCTTTACTGAGATCGTCGAAGGGGGCTTTGCCGGCGGACCGGTTATCCCGGCCGACTTCAACTCAAAAAATCCCAAAGCCTTGGAGCAGGTCGCAGCGAATATTGAAAAAGCCAATATTGTCGGGCGCCAGGTCTCGAATGACTACAGCTGCTCAATGGTGACCGCGCAATTACTTGACCTGAACCCGGAAACCGGTGAGCCCCTGGACACGTTGGCACTGGCCGGCGAACTGGAGCAGCAGCTACGTCAGCAATACGAAAATGATCGCATCTCAATTCATGTTATCGGCTTTGCCAAGATGATTGGCGATGTGGCCGAAGGCGCCAAAGATGTGGTGTTGTTTTTTGCGCTGGCGCTGGCGATCACCGCGGTAATGGTATTTTTCTTCTCGCGTAACCTGATGCTGACCATCCTGCCGCTTACCTGTTCGTTTATCGCGGTGGTCTGGCAGCTGGGCCTGTTAACTGTGATGGGCTTTGGCATCGATCCGATGTCAATCCTGGTGCCATTTCTAGTGTTTGCTATTGGCGTTTCCCATGGCGTGCAGATGATCAATGCGGTGGAGAAAAAGGCCGTGGCGGGCGCGGGCGCCAAGCATGCTGCCATGTTTGCCTTCAGAAGCCTGTTGATTCCAGGCGGCATAGCGCTGCTTTCCGATACGGTCGGATTTATGACCTTATTGGTAATTGATATCGGAATTATTCGCGAACTGGCTATCACTGCCAGCATGGGTGTAGCGGTGATTATTTTAACCAACCTCATCCTGTTACCGGTGTTAATGAGCTTTTTGAAGCTTGATCATAACTATGTGGCCAAGTTTGAAGGTAAAGAAGCGCATTCGGTTCGGTTTTGGCAATGGGTGGCAGGCTGTTCACACAAAACCCCAGCGTTGATTATTTTACTGGTTACCTCCTTGCTATTGGTGTTCGGGCTATATCAGTCGCAGCAAATGAAGATTGGTGATCTGCATGCCGGGGCGCCCGCGCTGCATGAATCCTCCCGGTACAATCAGGATACCTTTCTTATCACCAATAAATATGAGGTTACCGTTGATTATCTGTCGGTCCTGGTAGAAACCACCCCTGAAGCCTGTACCTCTTATGAGGTTATGAATGCCATGGATGATTTTCAGTGGAAAATGAAAAATGTCCCTGGCGTGCAGTCTACAGTGTCGCTGGCCTCTATCGCCAAAGTAGTGAATGCCGGTTACAACGAAGGGAATGTAAAATGGCAGGTGCTGCCGCGTAATCAGCAGACCCTGGTGCAGGCCATTGCACGCATTCCGACCTCTTCGGGACTGTTAAATGGGGATTGCTCGGTCATGCCTATTATCTTGTTCATGGAAGATCATAAAGCTGAGACCATTTCACGGGTGGTGGATGCGGTAAAACAATATCGTGAAAGCTATGAAACTGACGATATGAAATTCAGCCTGGCGTCAGGCCCGGTAGGAGTAATGGCGGCGACCAATGAAGCGGTAAAAGAAGCGCAAATTCCGATGATGGCGTATGTGTTTGGCGCGGTTATCTTACTTTGCCTACTTAGCTTCCGATCGTTGCGTTCCACCCTGTCTGTGGTGATTCCATTGTATGTGGTATCGGTGCTGGCGCAGGCATTAATGACCTTCCTGGAAATCGGTCTGACCGTGTCCACCTTGCCGGTAATCGCATTGGGCGTCGGGATTGGGGTGGATTATGGGATTTACATTCTTTCCACTATGAATGCGCGTATCAAGCAGGGTGATTCGGTTCAGCAAGCTTATCTGACCGCCCTTAATGAACGCGGCAGCGCCGTCTTGTTCACAGGCATAACTCTTGCTATTGGAGTGAGTACCTGGGTGTTCTCCTCACTGAAATTTCAGATGGATATGGGAATATTACTCACATTCATGTTTTTGGTGAACATGTTAGGTGCCATTATCGTATTACCGGCACTAGCCCGCTTTCTGTGGGCCAACCGGAACGAAGATAAGTCGCCCGACCAGTAA
- a CDS encoding WD40/YVTN/BNR-like repeat-containing protein, with protein sequence MLGEQVWAVGHDATILHSDDGGVSWTVQFTNPKLERPFLDIHFFDKQHGIAVGAYGMFYRTNDGGKQWRAELHASLLDPYDREYLEDIREEDEAFYEQELNSILPHINRLSQDGKRLYLAGEAGTLAYSDDQGKNWQRYSVDYTGSFFDIAALDEQTVMAVGLRGNIFVMQGNQNWQYVKTCSTSTLNSIVPISQNKVAALGNNGIIVTLTKPFPVSQHDPYARAADCEAEAGIKVRQIDDKAAIVNATLFNQDGLAVSANGIKNLTLE encoded by the coding sequence ATGTTAGGTGAGCAGGTGTGGGCAGTGGGGCACGATGCGACTATTTTACATTCGGATGACGGCGGTGTGAGCTGGACCGTACAGTTTACCAACCCTAAATTAGAGCGCCCTTTTCTTGATATCCATTTTTTTGATAAACAGCATGGGATAGCCGTGGGCGCCTATGGCATGTTTTATCGCACGAACGACGGCGGCAAACAATGGCGTGCAGAGTTGCATGCTTCTTTGTTAGATCCTTATGACCGTGAATATCTCGAAGATATTCGTGAAGAGGACGAAGCATTTTATGAACAGGAATTAAATTCCATTTTACCCCACATCAATCGTTTGTCCCAGGATGGCAAGCGACTGTATCTGGCCGGTGAAGCCGGGACCCTGGCCTATAGTGATGATCAGGGCAAAAACTGGCAACGTTACAGCGTTGATTATACCGGCTCTTTTTTTGATATAGCGGCGCTGGATGAACAAACCGTGATGGCGGTTGGCTTACGCGGCAATATATTTGTGATGCAGGGCAACCAAAACTGGCAATATGTAAAAACCTGCTCTACCAGTACGCTAAATTCCATTGTACCGATAAGTCAGAATAAGGTCGCGGCCTTAGGCAATAACGGCATAATTGTGACGCTGACCAAACCTTTTCCGGTGAGTCAGCATGATCCCTATGCCCGGGCAGCAGACTGTGAAGCTGAAGCAGGGATAAAGGTGCGTCAGATTGACGACAAAGCCGCTATTGTGAACGCCACGCTATTCAATCAGGACGGGTTGGCGGTGTCGGCAAATGGAATAAAAAACCTTACATTAGAATAA
- a CDS encoding DUF1329 domain-containing protein, whose amino-acid sequence MMKKFTLIAAAVSLSVASSCALAKISEQEANKLGNELTPLGGEKAANADGSIPAWDGGITKAPEGYSEGDHHPDPYPGDTVKFTITADNYKEYAEFLSEGQQALFEAYPETYKMPVYQSRRSASNPQDVYAATKANATRAELIEGGNGLKGAVRGIPFPVPENGLEAIWNHILRYRGEAVQRYGGQAAVTSAGDYNVIGFDEQLLIQYAKEGMTPEELLDDNILFMFKQKVTKPARLAGTALLVHETVDQIKEPRRAWTYNTGQRRVRAAPNIAYDTPGTAADGLRTTDDFDMFNGSPNRYNWELKGKKEMYIAYNNYKLHSDEVSYDEILKPNHINPELTRWEKHRVWVVEASLKEGFRHVYQKRVFFIDEDSWQIQIADMYDNRGELYRVGVAYGVNYYDVPTQWSTLDVYHDLNSRRYLAIGLDNEEDIYDFSVRPRDVEFTPQALRREGKR is encoded by the coding sequence ATGATGAAAAAGTTTACCTTGATTGCGGCGGCGGTTTCGTTGTCGGTAGCCAGTAGCTGTGCGCTGGCAAAAATTTCAGAGCAGGAAGCCAACAAACTGGGCAATGAGCTTACCCCGTTAGGCGGTGAAAAAGCCGCCAATGCCGATGGCAGTATTCCGGCCTGGGATGGGGGTATTACCAAAGCGCCTGAAGGTTACTCAGAAGGTGATCATCACCCTGATCCCTATCCCGGCGATACCGTGAAGTTCACCATTACTGCCGATAACTACAAAGAATACGCTGAATTTTTGTCCGAAGGTCAGCAAGCGCTGTTTGAGGCTTATCCAGAGACCTACAAAATGCCGGTCTATCAGAGCCGTCGTTCAGCGTCCAACCCACAGGATGTCTATGCGGCCACCAAAGCCAATGCCACCCGCGCCGAGCTTATCGAGGGTGGTAATGGGTTAAAAGGGGCGGTACGTGGTATTCCGTTTCCGGTACCAGAAAACGGCTTAGAAGCCATCTGGAATCACATTTTACGCTATCGCGGTGAAGCGGTTCAGCGTTATGGGGGCCAGGCAGCAGTGACCTCGGCCGGCGACTACAATGTTATCGGGTTTGATGAACAACTGCTTATTCAGTACGCCAAAGAAGGCATGACGCCTGAAGAGTTGCTGGATGACAATATCCTGTTTATGTTTAAGCAAAAGGTCACTAAACCCGCTCGTTTGGCAGGTACTGCGCTACTGGTACATGAAACCGTAGATCAGATTAAAGAACCTCGCCGGGCCTGGACGTATAACACCGGTCAGCGCCGGGTTCGGGCGGCACCTAACATTGCCTACGACACCCCGGGGACTGCGGCCGACGGCCTGCGTACCACCGATGATTTTGATATGTTCAATGGCTCGCCCAATCGCTATAACTGGGAGTTAAAAGGCAAAAAAGAAATGTACATTGCCTACAACAACTATAAATTACATAGCGATGAGGTCAGCTACGACGAAATTTTAAAACCCAATCATATCAATCCGGAACTGACCCGCTGGGAAAAACACCGGGTTTGGGTGGTTGAAGCTTCGCTTAAAGAAGGTTTCCGCCATGTTTATCAAAAACGGGTATTCTTTATTGATGAAGATAGCTGGCAGATTCAAATTGCGGATATGTATGACAACCGGGGTGAGTTATACCGCGTAGGGGTGGCATACGGTGTGAACTATTATGATGTTCCTACCCAATGGTCAACTCTTGATGTGTATCATGATTTGAACTCACGGCGTTATCTGGCCATCGGTCTCGATAACGAAGAAGATATTTATGATTTTTCTGTACGTCCCCGTGATGTCGAGTTTACTCCCCAGGCCCTTCGTCGCGAAGGCAAGCGTTAA